One stretch of Candidatus Saccharimonadales bacterium DNA includes these proteins:
- a CDS encoding glycosyltransferase family 2 protein: MINLEIPLKNRTRLYRFFEILPAVISYGMLLLLIVLSLVSPIAAAVYLLLIIITMLVKAVGIAVHTVAGRSRLDEAQKINWHDRLLQLEDPIKSYAHEKTEHSSGFGFEAHKENLRLVSADPDAFPKPSSLYNAVIIAAYNEAYEVLEPTIQSVVDTTYDSKKMIIALAYEERGGTEMKETALKLQKKFGDIFKAFHLVEHPKDLPNEVVGKGGNITYAGFFLKDWVKEQGIAYKDVIITTLDSDNRPHATYFDYVAYEYIVHEDRKHLSYQPVSLFLNNIWDAPAPMRVVATGNSFWNIISSMRPHTLRNFASHSQPMDALVEMDFWSKRTIVEDGHQYWRSYFYFGGNYSVTPIYVPIYQDAVLSDTYKKTLKAQFIQLRRWAYGASDIPYVATRIFTKNRNVPFGESVARLLRLIDGHVTLASIAILIAVGGWVPLLINSDAARDISAHQLPEVISGVQRVAMIGLLITVFLGFKMLPPRPARYKRRRTVWMLLQWFLMPVTAIVYSATAAFNAQTHLALGKYLDKFDVTEKATHESVARARAAKAGRASAESQK, translated from the coding sequence ATGATAAACCTTGAAATTCCCCTTAAAAACCGTACTCGCCTGTATCGCTTTTTCGAGATACTGCCAGCGGTTATTAGTTATGGAATGCTCCTGCTGTTGATCGTCTTGTCTCTTGTAAGCCCCATTGCCGCCGCGGTATATTTGCTGCTTATTATTATCACCATGCTAGTAAAGGCCGTAGGAATCGCCGTTCATACGGTAGCGGGCCGTAGCCGGCTTGACGAAGCCCAGAAGATTAATTGGCATGACCGGCTTTTACAGCTAGAAGATCCTATCAAAAGCTATGCTCACGAAAAAACAGAACATTCTTCAGGGTTTGGATTTGAGGCACACAAGGAAAACCTTCGCTTAGTTTCCGCCGATCCAGATGCGTTTCCAAAACCCTCGTCGCTTTATAATGCAGTTATTATTGCCGCGTATAACGAAGCATATGAAGTATTAGAACCCACGATTCAATCCGTTGTCGATACAACTTACGATAGCAAGAAAATGATCATTGCCTTGGCTTACGAAGAGCGTGGCGGAACGGAAATGAAAGAAACGGCGCTTAAATTACAAAAGAAGTTTGGCGATATATTTAAAGCTTTTCACCTTGTCGAACACCCTAAGGATCTACCAAACGAAGTAGTGGGCAAGGGCGGGAACATCACTTATGCTGGATTCTTTTTGAAAGATTGGGTAAAAGAACAGGGAATTGCATATAAAGACGTCATTATTACGACGCTCGATAGCGACAACCGTCCACATGCTACTTATTTTGACTATGTAGCCTATGAATATATTGTGCATGAAGACCGAAAACACCTGTCGTATCAGCCTGTGTCGCTCTTTTTGAATAATATTTGGGATGCGCCGGCGCCGATGCGCGTGGTTGCGACGGGTAACTCGTTTTGGAACATTATTAGCTCAATGCGCCCGCATACGCTTCGCAACTTTGCATCGCACTCGCAACCGATGGACGCGCTTGTCGAAATGGATTTTTGGAGTAAGCGCACGATTGTTGAGGATGGCCACCAGTACTGGCGCAGTTATTTCTATTTCGGTGGTAATTATTCGGTAACGCCGATTTATGTACCGATCTACCAGGACGCGGTATTGTCGGACACCTATAAAAAGACGCTCAAAGCACAGTTCATCCAACTTCGCCGCTGGGCCTACGGTGCGTCCGACATACCCTATGTGGCAACACGGATTTTCACCAAAAATCGCAACGTACCTTTTGGCGAGAGCGTTGCGCGGCTTTTACGTTTGATTGACGGTCACGTCACGCTTGCTAGTATCGCTATCCTGATCGCCGTTGGTGGCTGGGTGCCGCTATTGATTAATAGCGACGCTGCCCGCGACATCTCGGCCCACCAATTACCGGAAGTGATTAGTGGCGTGCAGCGCGTGGCTATGATTGGACTGCTGATTACCGTATTCCTAGGCTTCAAGATGCTTCCGCCGCGTCCAGCACGTTATAAGCGCCGCCGTACCGTATGGATGCTCCTGCAGTGGTTTCTGATGCCTGTGACGGCTATCGTGTATAGCGCGACCGCTGCGTTTAATGCACAGACCCACCTGGCACTCGGTAAATATCTAGATAAGTTTGACGTAACCGAAAAGGCTACTCACGAATCTGTCGCCCGCGCTCGTGCAGCGAAGGCCGGCCGCGCTTCTGCCGAGTCGCAGAAATAA
- the thrS gene encoding threonine--tRNA ligase, with amino-acid sequence MNDEQLHAMRHSLAHITAAAVKRLWPDAKFGVGPVVENGFYYDIDLGELKISEANFGKIEKTMRRIISEAQDFERFTMPIDQAISWTQENHQPYKEELLNDLKRSGTTVAKDLDVDELGLATEGETKVEEVSFYKNGDFVDLCRGPHVANTKDVGAFKLLRIAGAYWRGNEKNPQMQRLYGVAFATQEELDHYLEMLEQAKLRDHRKLGKELDLYTVSNLVGVGLPLFTPRGTVLRDLAAQYSNQLRQDRGFTKVWTPHITKKELYEASGHWAKFGDELFLVTSQETSDEMVLKPMNCPHHTQIFASRPRSYRDMPLRFLETTTDYRDEKTGELGGLNRVRSLTQDDSHVFCRQDQIEDEINGLLASANELYSTIGMNLRVRLSYRDDSDAYLGDKELWKTAEAQLKTAVIANKLEYFEQEGEAAFYGPKIDFMATDAIGREHQVATVQLDFVQPERFDLGFTSDDGSKQRPVMIHCALLGSVERFLSVFIEHTAGWFPLWIAPEQVRILTINDTVLDYVDEIKNVLNDTVLMKPVKYNELRYTVDDRNESLGKKIREATSWKIPVQLIVGPNDKEAREVSVRTQSGEEKIALDQLGDYLKGL; translated from the coding sequence GTGAACGACGAACAATTACATGCAATGCGACATAGCCTAGCGCATATCACTGCAGCGGCCGTTAAGCGTCTATGGCCAGATGCTAAGTTTGGCGTTGGTCCGGTAGTAGAGAATGGGTTTTATTATGATATCGACCTTGGCGAACTAAAAATATCCGAAGCCAACTTTGGCAAAATCGAAAAGACAATGCGTCGTATTATTAGTGAAGCGCAAGACTTTGAACGGTTTACTATGCCGATTGACCAAGCAATCAGTTGGACGCAGGAAAATCACCAGCCCTATAAAGAAGAACTTCTTAACGACCTTAAACGTTCGGGCACAACAGTAGCCAAAGACCTTGACGTAGACGAACTAGGTCTTGCGACTGAAGGTGAGACGAAGGTCGAAGAAGTCTCATTCTATAAAAACGGTGACTTCGTTGATCTTTGTCGCGGACCTCATGTTGCGAATACCAAAGACGTCGGCGCTTTTAAATTACTTCGCATTGCCGGTGCGTACTGGAGGGGAAATGAGAAAAATCCTCAGATGCAGCGTTTGTACGGAGTAGCATTTGCGACTCAAGAAGAACTTGACCACTATCTTGAAATGCTAGAGCAAGCCAAGCTTCGTGATCATCGCAAACTAGGCAAAGAACTTGATCTTTATACCGTATCTAATCTTGTGGGCGTCGGTTTGCCACTATTTACGCCGCGTGGAACCGTACTTCGCGACTTGGCGGCACAGTATTCTAACCAATTACGTCAGGATCGCGGCTTTACAAAGGTCTGGACTCCACACATTACCAAAAAAGAGCTTTATGAAGCATCCGGCCACTGGGCAAAGTTCGGTGACGAGCTATTTTTGGTGACGAGTCAAGAAACGAGCGACGAAATGGTATTAAAGCCGATGAATTGCCCGCATCACACACAAATTTTTGCTTCCCGACCACGAAGTTATCGTGACATGCCACTTCGTTTTCTTGAGACGACTACGGATTACCGCGACGAAAAGACAGGTGAGTTAGGTGGCTTGAATAGAGTTCGTTCACTCACACAGGATGATAGTCATGTTTTCTGTCGACAAGATCAGATTGAAGACGAGATCAATGGATTGCTTGCAAGTGCTAACGAACTCTATAGTACGATTGGAATGAATTTGCGTGTTCGTTTAAGTTACCGCGATGATAGCGATGCGTACTTAGGGGACAAGGAACTTTGGAAGACAGCCGAAGCACAATTAAAAACGGCTGTGATTGCTAATAAACTAGAATATTTTGAACAAGAAGGCGAAGCGGCCTTTTATGGTCCAAAAATCGACTTTATGGCGACTGATGCCATTGGTCGCGAACATCAGGTTGCAACCGTGCAACTGGATTTTGTGCAGCCTGAGCGTTTTGATCTTGGGTTTACGTCTGATGACGGCAGCAAGCAGCGTCCAGTTATGATTCACTGTGCACTTTTGGGTTCGGTCGAACGATTCCTGAGTGTCTTTATTGAACATACTGCTGGCTGGTTTCCACTATGGATCGCACCAGAACAGGTTCGTATTTTAACTATTAATGATACGGTGCTTGATTATGTAGATGAGATCAAGAACGTCCTTAACGATACGGTGCTCATGAAACCAGTGAAATATAATGAGCTACGCTATACGGTTGATGACCGTAATGAGAGCTTAGGCAAAAAAATTCGTGAAGCTACTTCGTGGAAAATCCCTGTGCAGTTAATTGTTGGACCAAACGATAAAGAAGCACGCGAAGTAAGTGTGCGTACTCAATCCGGTGAAGAGAAAATCGCACTTGATCAGCTTGGCGACTATCTAAAGGGACTATAA
- a CDS encoding MGMT family protein, whose amino-acid sequence MAQNPNFREKVEGLMAQVPYGRVTTYGDLAGMAGQANASRIVGGIAHYGDASLPWHRLVNRFGGLAAGFHGGREVQQQLLEQEVVTCTNHIVDNFKELRWKPDFL is encoded by the coding sequence ATGGCTCAGAATCCTAACTTTAGAGAAAAAGTTGAGGGGCTTATGGCTCAAGTGCCATATGGGCGAGTGACAACTTATGGCGATCTTGCAGGCATGGCGGGCCAGGCGAATGCAAGTCGTATCGTAGGTGGAATTGCGCACTACGGGGATGCGAGTTTACCGTGGCATCGATTGGTGAATCGATTCGGCGGGTTAGCCGCAGGCTTTCATGGAGGTCGCGAAGTGCAACAACAGCTGCTAGAGCAGGAGGTTGTGACGTGCACCAATCATATAGTTGATAATTTTAAGGAGTTACGATGGAAACCGGACTTCCTTTAG
- the miaA gene encoding tRNA (adenosine(37)-N6)-dimethylallyltransferase MiaA, with protein sequence METGLPLVVIAGPTASGKTSLAINLAKKFNGEIICADSRTIYKGMDIGTAKPSLDERQGISHWGLDLVEPGDRFTAADFKQYAEQKIEEIRSRGHTPFLVGGTGLYIDSVLFDYQFGGEVDQELRAQLEKMSIEELHEYCFKNSVILPENKLNKRYVIRVIERKSISEKSKNAPRGDSIIVGIATEKEQLRTQIAARTEQLFEDGVVEEATRLGKKYGWDSEASSGNIYPIAKRYLEKELTLAEAKEKNTTADWRLAKRQLTWLRRNPYIKWYSLTGANTYLSNLLAKAR encoded by the coding sequence ATGGAAACCGGACTTCCTTTAGTAGTAATCGCAGGACCAACGGCGAGTGGCAAAACGTCACTTGCTATTAACCTTGCTAAAAAATTTAACGGCGAAATCATTTGTGCCGATTCACGTACTATTTATAAAGGTATGGATATTGGCACCGCCAAACCAAGCCTGGATGAACGGCAGGGAATCTCACATTGGGGACTTGATTTAGTAGAGCCAGGCGACCGATTTACGGCTGCAGACTTTAAACAATATGCCGAACAAAAAATAGAAGAAATCCGCAGTCGCGGCCACACCCCGTTTCTGGTTGGAGGGACTGGGCTGTATATCGATTCGGTTTTATTTGATTACCAGTTCGGGGGTGAAGTGGACCAGGAATTACGCGCGCAACTGGAAAAAATGTCGATCGAGGAACTTCACGAGTATTGTTTTAAAAACAGCGTAATCTTACCAGAAAACAAACTCAACAAGCGATACGTCATTCGTGTGATTGAACGGAAAAGCATAAGCGAAAAGAGTAAAAATGCTCCAAGAGGTGATAGCATCATTGTAGGAATAGCTACAGAAAAAGAACAGCTCCGAACACAAATTGCAGCCAGAACCGAACAATTATTTGAGGATGGTGTTGTTGAAGAGGCAACTAGGTTGGGCAAAAAATATGGATGGGATAGCGAAGCTTCGTCAGGGAATATATACCCAATCGCTAAACGCTATCTGGAGAAAGAACTAACCCTTGCAGAAGCTAAAGAAAAAAATACAACAGCCGATTGGCGTCTCGCTAAACGCCAGCTTACGTGGCTGCGTCGGAATCCGTATATAAAATGGTATTCACTAACAGGGGCAAATACGTACCTGTCGAACTTGCTCGCCAAGGCCCGATAA
- a CDS encoding transcriptional regulator — translation MIDALFGSKTRVKLLHLFLNNPGKAFYVREITRLIDEQINSVRRELSNMLEVGIITSDSADNKLYYEINQRYEYYVPFRAIFADERIEAAVSNTGDSGWSDLVANLPGVRLAVTAGVLVKGSASSVDLLLVGDIPAVKLKNAIKQIEKIEARELNYSMLSYDEFYYRLSVRDRFITEILTGKYAVLTDTDNILKMQ, via the coding sequence ATGATTGACGCACTATTTGGTTCAAAAACGAGGGTAAAATTACTGCACCTATTCCTGAACAATCCAGGGAAGGCTTTTTATGTTCGCGAGATCACCCGTCTAATTGACGAACAAATTAATTCTGTCCGCCGTGAACTATCTAACATGCTTGAGGTAGGTATCATTACAAGTGATAGCGCCGATAACAAGCTTTACTACGAAATTAATCAGCGCTATGAATACTATGTGCCATTTCGTGCGATCTTTGCCGATGAACGCATAGAAGCAGCCGTATCAAATACTGGTGATAGTGGGTGGTCGGATCTAGTAGCTAACCTTCCAGGCGTGCGCCTGGCAGTTACTGCAGGTGTTTTGGTAAAGGGATCGGCCAGTTCGGTAGACCTTTTACTCGTAGGTGACATTCCTGCGGTGAAATTAAAAAATGCCATTAAACAGATTGAGAAAATTGAAGCAAGAGAGTTAAACTATAGTATGTTAAGTTATGATGAATTCTACTACCGCTTAAGCGTAAGAGACAGGTTCATCACAGAGATACTAACTGGAAAATATGCAGTACTAACAGATACCGATAACATTCTGAAAATGCAGTAA
- a CDS encoding MBL fold metallo-hydrolase, with product MFDIEYKGGNGVVIATKKTTALIDPKLSLVGLKDLSVKDAVEIATEERFATNSKDAQLLIEGPGEYELGDFSIRGISALRHIDTEDTEPLSTIYRIEVGEVRIGLLGNIAGKLEEDQLEALGIVDILILPVGGGGYTLDATSAATLVRSIDPKAVIPVHYADSGLKYEVPQDVLETFIKELGAPVETVAKYKVKSASVLPVTLTVIEITRS from the coding sequence ATGTTTGATATTGAATATAAAGGTGGTAACGGTGTTGTTATCGCAACCAAGAAAACAACAGCGCTAATTGATCCAAAGCTTTCGCTAGTCGGACTGAAGGATTTATCCGTTAAAGATGCCGTTGAAATCGCAACTGAAGAGCGGTTTGCGACAAATAGCAAAGACGCACAGCTTCTTATTGAAGGTCCAGGTGAGTACGAGCTGGGTGATTTCTCAATTCGAGGTATTAGCGCGCTTCGTCATATTGATACTGAAGATACCGAACCTCTGTCGACGATCTATCGTATAGAGGTGGGAGAAGTCCGTATTGGGCTTCTTGGCAATATCGCGGGTAAGTTAGAAGAAGATCAGCTTGAGGCACTAGGTATTGTGGATATTTTGATTCTTCCTGTTGGTGGGGGTGGATACACTTTGGACGCAACCTCCGCTGCGACTTTAGTGCGAAGTATTGATCCTAAAGCTGTTATTCCCGTACATTACGCGGACAGCGGCCTTAAATATGAAGTTCCTCAAGATGTTTTGGAGACATTCATCAAAGAACTTGGCGCGCCCGTAGAGACTGTTGCAAAGTATAAGGTGAAATCAGCCTCGGTATTGCCCGTGACTCTTACCGTTATAGAAATAACAAGAAGTTAG
- the rpmB gene encoding 50S ribosomal protein L28 has translation MAARCELTGKGKQFGHNVSFSLRRTKRVFKPNLQKKTFLVDGQKVTMILSTQAIRTLKKKGILAKAV, from the coding sequence ATGGCAGCACGATGTGAACTCACCGGAAAAGGCAAACAGTTTGGCCACAATGTCAGCTTCTCTTTGCGTCGCACAAAACGCGTCTTTAAACCTAACCTACAAAAGAAAACTTTCTTGGTTGACGGTCAAAAAGTAACGATGATCCTTAGCACACAGGCTATTCGTACGCTTAAGAAAAAAGGCATTTTGGCAAAAGCTGTCTAG
- a CDS encoding site-2 protease family protein, whose product MDIGYIAIVLVVILLSMTLHEAMHGFVAYFLGDDTAKLEGRLTLNPIKHIDPFLTIILPLLLAITPGAPIFGGAKPVPFNPARLKYDEWGAALVALAGPLTNLIIAFVAYGVYALLGAPSIGSGIGQVISTIVLVNLGFFVFNMIPLPPLDGSRVLYALAPEFVRRGMEAIERFGIIFIFIIVLVASPVIYMFMRAATNFFISIFSHIFGLS is encoded by the coding sequence ATGGATATAGGGTATATTGCAATCGTCTTGGTGGTTATTTTGTTGTCTATGACGCTTCACGAGGCGATGCACGGCTTCGTGGCGTATTTTTTAGGTGATGACACGGCTAAGCTAGAAGGGCGTCTTACACTTAATCCGATAAAGCACATCGACCCATTTCTGACGATTATCTTGCCGTTGTTGCTGGCAATAACGCCCGGAGCGCCTATTTTTGGTGGAGCAAAGCCAGTTCCGTTCAATCCTGCAAGGTTGAAATATGATGAATGGGGCGCGGCGCTTGTCGCGTTGGCTGGTCCACTGACTAATTTAATAATTGCTTTTGTCGCCTATGGGGTATATGCACTTCTAGGAGCTCCATCGATAGGGAGCGGAATCGGACAGGTTATTTCGACTATAGTTCTTGTAAACCTTGGCTTCTTCGTATTTAATATGATTCCTCTCCCGCCACTTGACGGGTCGCGTGTTCTGTATGCACTTGCTCCAGAGTTTGTACGCCGCGGCATGGAGGCGATTGAACGGTTCGGTATAATCTTTATATTTATAATCGTCTTGGTTGCTAGCCCTGTTATTTACATGTTTATGCGCGCCGCAACTAATTTCTTCATTAGTATTTTTAGTCATATTTTCGGCCTTTCCTGA
- a CDS encoding reverse transcriptase-like protein, producing the protein MNQRIAVRAIIRKDERTLLLRRANGRPSILGKFELPGGKLDYGEQPEDALGRYLKDEAGLTMQTAQLFDVLTYIDHDDRDMQYVFILYLVSLGVGGEKVRLSQNYDHYIWKKMSDIQQENLTESAKLLLGISQQDVQSVKKQELISNDVTNTSDVSHLIVYSDGGSRGNPGPSASGFIIMNSQEHVIHEGGMYLGITTNNQAEYHGVRLGLEKALEMGARTVDFRIDSMLVVNQMNGIYQIKNRDLWPIHERIKELVSKFEKVNFTHVRREFNQLADGMVNKILDAHADNGV; encoded by the coding sequence ATGAACCAACGCATCGCTGTCCGGGCTATTATCCGAAAAGACGAACGAACGCTTCTTCTGCGGCGCGCAAACGGCAGACCGTCTATCTTAGGCAAGTTTGAACTACCAGGCGGTAAGCTAGATTATGGCGAGCAGCCCGAAGATGCTTTGGGGCGCTACTTGAAGGACGAGGCTGGGCTGACTATGCAGACCGCTCAGTTGTTTGACGTACTGACATACATAGATCACGATGATCGGGATATGCAGTACGTGTTCATTCTCTACCTCGTCAGCTTGGGCGTAGGCGGAGAAAAGGTGAGACTCAGCCAGAACTACGATCACTACATTTGGAAAAAGATGTCAGACATACAACAAGAGAACCTTACGGAGTCTGCAAAGCTATTGTTGGGAATATCACAACAGGATGTTCAATCTGTTAAAAAGCAGGAATTGATAAGTAATGATGTAACAAATACATCCGATGTATCTCATTTGATTGTATATTCGGACGGTGGATCTAGAGGAAACCCTGGTCCATCAGCCTCGGGATTTATTATCATGAATAGCCAGGAACACGTTATTCACGAGGGCGGAATGTACTTAGGAATCACCACAAATAATCAGGCCGAGTATCATGGAGTACGGCTTGGTCTGGAGAAAGCTCTTGAGATGGGCGCACGGACCGTTGATTTTCGCATTGATAGTATGCTTGTCGTAAATCAGATGAACGGGATTTATCAAATTAAGAATCGGGATCTATGGCCTATTCATGAACGTATCAAGGAATTGGTTTCGAAGTTTGAAAAAGTAAACTTTACGCACGTGAGACGTGAGTTCAATCAGCTTGCCGATGGGATGGTAAATAAGATCCTGGATGCACATGCCGATAATGGGGTATAA
- the rplT gene encoding 50S ribosomal protein L20 encodes MRVKRGVTARAKHKKILKLAKGMQHNRTRSYRLAKQAVIRALQYAYRDRRNKKRDLRGLWITRINAAAREQGVTYGKLIAGLKAANIELDRKVLAELAVNEPKAFTEIVKSATKA; translated from the coding sequence ATGCGAGTAAAAAGAGGCGTCACCGCACGTGCCAAGCACAAAAAGATTTTAAAACTCGCCAAAGGTATGCAGCACAACCGCACGCGTTCATACCGTCTTGCCAAGCAAGCGGTTATCCGTGCCCTTCAGTACGCATACCGTGACCGTCGCAACAAAAAGCGTGATCTTCGTGGTCTTTGGATTACACGTATCAACGCTGCTGCACGCGAACAAGGCGTCACCTACGGTAAATTGATTGCCGGCCTAAAGGCTGCAAATATCGAGCTAGACCGTAAAGTTCTAGCTGAACTTGCCGTAAATGAACCAAAAGCATTTACAGAAATTGTAAAGAGCGCTACAAAAGCTTAG
- the rpmI gene encoding 50S ribosomal protein L35 has translation MPKLKTHKGTAKRIKLTSTGKLIRRRAFGAHFLSKKSKSRKRAIHTTATVTGSMARNVRRALGV, from the coding sequence ATGCCAAAGTTAAAGACCCACAAAGGAACAGCGAAACGCATCAAGCTTACCAGCACTGGTAAATTGATACGTCGCCGTGCGTTTGGCGCTCACTTCCTTTCAAAGAAGAGCAAGAGCCGTAAACGCGCAATCCACACCACCGCAACCGTTACTGGTTCGATGGCCAGAAACGTAAGACGAGCACTAGGAGTATAG
- the infC gene encoding translation initiation factor IF-3 has translation MIADSKRRPAISTSIRINEAIRASQLRVIGADGEQLGIMSREDALKAAEEAGVDLVEISPNADPPVAKVIDWGKYQYQKMKEQQKNRKSSKASELKQMRFGLKIGAGDLEIKLRKIREFLAAGHKVRIQIFYRGREMAHKELGYEMTDRIVALLEDDAILEQKPQMAGRNLSIVVRSK, from the coding sequence ATTATTGCAGACTCAAAAAGGAGACCCGCAATCAGTACATCAATTCGCATCAACGAGGCAATCCGCGCCAGTCAACTACGCGTTATCGGAGCTGACGGAGAACAGCTTGGCATTATGAGTCGTGAAGACGCGCTCAAAGCAGCTGAAGAAGCAGGAGTAGACCTCGTTGAGATTTCACCGAATGCAGATCCACCTGTTGCAAAAGTCATCGACTGGGGTAAGTACCAGTACCAAAAGATGAAGGAACAACAGAAAAACCGCAAAAGCAGCAAAGCGAGCGAGCTGAAGCAAATGCGGTTTGGACTAAAGATCGGTGCTGGCGACCTAGAAATCAAGCTTCGCAAGATTCGTGAATTTCTAGCAGCCGGCCACAAGGTGAGAATTCAAATTTTTTATCGCGGTCGCGAGATGGCCCACAAAGAATTAGGATACGAAATGACTGATAGGATTGTTGCTCTTCTAGAAGATGACGCAATACTTGAGCAAAAGCCTCAGATGGCCGGTCGCAATCTGAGCATAGTAGTAAGGAGTAAATAA